The genome window GTATTAAATATTTTCCTAGAAAATTATTTATATTTTTTTGAACAATAAAAAAAACTTATGTGTTGATTAATTACATTAATAGTCGTTTACTTAAAAGAGTGAATGGAAATTAAATAAAACTTGACAAATTTAAAATAAAACTTTAATATTGAAGTAAAGTTATATTTTGAACCATATATACTTCGAATACGGCGAAGAGTTTCTACGAGCTACCTTAAATAGCTTTCTATGGGTCAAAACTTAGATTTTTTATTTAAGTTTTTTTGACCTGTTTACACAGGTTTTTTTTATTTTCAGAGTAAATAATAATAAAAATATTTAAAATAAAATTTAGGAGGGAAACATGGAAAGATTGTTTCAATTAAAGGAACACGGAACAACAGTAAGACAGGAGATAATAGCAGGGGTTACAACATTTTTAACAATGGCGTATATTATATTTGTTAATCCGTCAATCTTATCGATGACTGGAATGGATAAAGGAGCTTTAATAACTGTAACATGTTTAGCATCAGCAATAGGAACTGCGATAACAGCTTTTTGGGTTAACGCTCCATTAGCAATGGCACCAGGAATGGGATTAAATGCATTCTTTACTTTTACATTGGTTTTAGGAAACGGAGCGACTTGGGAGCAAGCTCTAGGAGTGGTATTTATATCTGGGGTTATATTCTTAGCATTAACATTCTCAGGATTAAGAGAGAAAATAATTGATGCAATACCGGCAGAGTTAAGATTAGCTGTTGGTGCAGGAATAGGGTTGTTTATAGCGTTTTTAGGAATGCAAGGAATGGGACTTATAGTAAGTAATCCAGCAACAATTGTAGCCTTAGGAAAATTTAATTTAAATGTAGTTTTAGGATTGATTGGATTTGCAATCATGGGATTATTAGAGATGAAAAAAGTAAAAGGTGGAATATTAATAGGAATTGTTACAACAACAGTTCTAGGAATAATATTTGGAGCGGTAGAACTACCTTCTCAAATAATTTCAATGCCACCGAGTCCAGCACCAATAGCTTTAAAGTTAGATGTTTTAGGAGCAATAAAACCGATATTCTTAGGATCGATATTCTCATTCATGTTTGTTGATTTATTTGATTCTTTAGGAACAATAATGGCTTGTGCTCACGAAGCAGAAATGATAGATGAAAAGGGTAAAATAAAGAATGTAAGCAAAATATTAGAAGCTGATGCGATAGCAACAGTAATTGGATCACTTTTAGGAACATCAACGACAACAACGTTCGTAGAATCTGCATCTGGAATAGCGGTAGGAGGAAGAACAGGTCTTACAGCACTAACAACAGCGATATTGTTTGCGGT of Cetobacterium sp. ZOR0034 contains these proteins:
- a CDS encoding NCS2 family permease, with the protein product MERLFQLKEHGTTVRQEIIAGVTTFLTMAYIIFVNPSILSMTGMDKGALITVTCLASAIGTAITAFWVNAPLAMAPGMGLNAFFTFTLVLGNGATWEQALGVVFISGVIFLALTFSGLREKIIDAIPAELRLAVGAGIGLFIAFLGMQGMGLIVSNPATIVALGKFNLNVVLGLIGFAIMGLLEMKKVKGGILIGIVTTTVLGIIFGAVELPSQIISMPPSPAPIALKLDVLGAIKPIFLGSIFSFMFVDLFDSLGTIMACAHEAEMIDEKGKIKNVSKILEADAIATVIGSLLGTSTTTTFVESASGIAVGGRTGLTALTTAILFAVSLFFSPIIGVVPAFATAPALILVGVYMFKNLLDIDFHNIEVAIPCFLIIIMMPLTYSISIGISFGFISYIVVSVFSGKVTNIKPIMWIIGFFSVVELMFK